One window from the genome of Nitrospinota bacterium encodes:
- a CDS encoding EamA family transporter → MSLVNIGLILLSSLSHALWNVLTQTSSNSRYFSGLKGLWILAMGLVFLSVFDFKWNHPDLLFWAGLSGVLHGVYILCLSRAYSNQDISYVYPIARSAPALVPFFAFYFLGEKLNAFTFLAIGLILLAIYILHFKGHLIRGFKNLWDAVLHKDLRWAFYTLALVVAYSLVDKRGMDVFFAHFPDQAFTNGILFFFLESLVGFTLYLVYLFWVEPAQNIFAVWKMEWKKALLAGVATLGSYGLICVVLQFEGVSAVVSLRQTSVLMVVYWGCWKLGEPFGKQRFLAAGLMALGIGLLGWSP, encoded by the coding sequence TTGTCCCTAGTCAATATCGGCCTGATTCTTCTTTCCAGCCTCTCGCATGCTCTGTGGAATGTGCTCACGCAGACCAGCAGCAACTCACGGTATTTCTCCGGTTTGAAAGGGCTGTGGATCCTCGCGATGGGTTTGGTGTTCCTATCCGTTTTTGATTTTAAATGGAATCATCCCGATTTGCTGTTCTGGGCCGGACTGTCCGGTGTTCTGCATGGAGTATATATCCTCTGCCTGTCGCGTGCCTACAGCAATCAGGACATTTCCTATGTGTATCCCATCGCCCGTTCGGCTCCGGCACTTGTCCCTTTTTTTGCTTTTTATTTTCTGGGCGAGAAACTGAACGCATTTACCTTTCTTGCGATCGGGCTTATTTTGCTGGCCATTTATATTTTACATTTCAAGGGACATCTGATCCGGGGATTCAAAAACCTGTGGGATGCTGTCCTCCACAAGGATCTGCGCTGGGCATTTTACACCCTCGCCTTGGTAGTTGCTTACAGTCTGGTGGACAAGCGCGGGATGGATGTTTTTTTTGCGCATTTCCCCGATCAGGCCTTTACCAATGGCATTCTGTTCTTTTTTCTGGAATCTCTGGTCGGGTTCACTTTATATCTCGTTTACCTTTTCTGGGTGGAACCTGCTCAAAACATTTTTGCTGTCTGGAAGATGGAGTGGAAAAAAGCGCTCCTTGCCGGGGTCGCCACTTTAGGTTCCTACGGCCTCATATGTGTGGTTCTGCAATTTGAAGGCGTCAGCGCAGTGGTTTCTCTTCGGCAGACCAGCGTGCTCATGGTGGTGTACTGGGGGTGCTGGAAACTGGGTGAGCCATTCGGGAAACAGCGCTTTCTGGCGGCGGGGCTGATGGCTCTGGGCATCGGGCTTCTCGGCTGGAGTCCTTAA
- a CDS encoding AarF/ABC1/UbiB kinase family protein — protein MKFIALLKRGVNLIKVGHAVRSLKNATDEDKRRWAKNYLVEVLGQSRGLPAKVGQFMTLGKEDQEFKDTLDSALVPMPFDQVVSLLEEKYQSPLKSVFSHLDEECRPASLGQVHFGKLIDGSKVAVKVQYPEIAQNVEAEMDLMGWMPKVGPVVKWGFSMDGYRDAFWTNFKKELDYRQELDHQKKYAELAAPLKNVIIPRVFPDLCHPTILVQGLEEGINLEKAEMLKPSQRQSMGRALLEHYVHMLFRHGFVHADPHPGNFAFRQTGKESFSLIVYDYGCILHLPDEVRLGLLRIILALQRHEPLDPVACLSMIGFDPEKLQDLRSTLPALLHVLFEPFLIEAPYDIKDWQMSERFDQIVGELKWWFRAAAPPGLIFLMRTLHGMSVFLERLDVKISWRFILGRLCSDLYPEAEAIKIPEVTSADGKILRLDGIAKYLKVNVVKPNGNKVKLTMPARVADNLEDVIDPPVKESIDRQNIDLVAIQKRVRETGFIPQKLFDLKDPEREVLVWLE, from the coding sequence ATGAAATTTATTGCTCTTTTAAAACGTGGGGTGAATCTGATCAAGGTCGGTCATGCGGTTCGCTCCTTGAAAAACGCCACCGATGAGGACAAGCGTCGCTGGGCGAAAAACTATTTGGTAGAGGTTCTCGGGCAATCCCGGGGGCTTCCTGCAAAAGTCGGGCAGTTCATGACCCTGGGCAAGGAGGATCAGGAATTCAAGGACACTCTGGACTCGGCCCTCGTGCCCATGCCTTTTGACCAGGTCGTTTCTCTTCTAGAAGAGAAATATCAGTCTCCCTTGAAATCGGTTTTCAGTCATCTGGATGAGGAGTGTCGACCCGCTTCTCTGGGGCAGGTTCATTTTGGAAAACTCATAGATGGTAGTAAAGTTGCGGTGAAGGTTCAGTACCCTGAGATTGCCCAAAATGTCGAGGCGGAAATGGATCTCATGGGCTGGATGCCGAAAGTGGGACCGGTCGTCAAATGGGGATTTTCAATGGACGGCTACCGCGACGCCTTCTGGACCAATTTTAAAAAAGAGCTTGATTACCGTCAGGAGCTGGATCACCAGAAAAAATACGCCGAACTGGCCGCGCCTTTAAAAAATGTCATCATCCCCAGGGTTTTTCCCGACCTTTGTCACCCAACCATTCTCGTGCAAGGTCTGGAAGAAGGCATCAACCTGGAAAAGGCCGAAATGCTGAAGCCGAGTCAACGGCAGTCGATGGGCCGCGCTTTGCTGGAACATTATGTCCATATGTTGTTCCGGCACGGGTTTGTCCACGCCGATCCGCATCCGGGGAACTTCGCCTTCCGGCAAACGGGGAAGGAAAGTTTTTCCCTGATCGTTTATGATTACGGCTGTATTCTGCACCTTCCCGATGAAGTTCGCCTGGGATTGTTGCGCATCATTCTGGCTCTCCAGAGACACGAGCCTCTCGACCCGGTGGCCTGCCTGAGCATGATCGGATTCGATCCGGAAAAACTTCAGGATCTGCGCTCGACGCTTCCCGCCCTGCTTCATGTCCTGTTTGAACCGTTTCTCATTGAAGCGCCCTACGATATTAAAGATTGGCAAATGAGCGAACGGTTTGACCAGATCGTAGGGGAGCTGAAATGGTGGTTTCGGGCGGCGGCTCCTCCCGGTTTGATCTTTCTGATGCGCACCCTGCACGGGATGTCCGTCTTTTTAGAGCGCCTGGATGTTAAAATTTCCTGGCGGTTTATTCTGGGTCGTTTGTGTTCCGATCTGTATCCCGAGGCCGAGGCCATAAAAATTCCCGAAGTGACTTCCGCAGACGGGAAAATCCTGCGCCTGGATGGGATTGCTAAATATCTCAAGGTGAACGTGGTCAAACCCAATGGCAATAAAGTCAAACTCACCATGCCCGCGCGAGTGGCGGACAATCTTGAAGACGTGATCGACCCTCCAGTCAAAGAATCCATCGACCGGCAGAACATCGATCTTGTCGCCATCCAAAAGCGTGTCCGCGAAACTGGCTTCATCCCGCAGAAGCTTTTCGACCTGAAAGACCCCGAACGCGAAGTCCTCGTTTGGCTCGAGTAG
- a CDS encoding insulinase family protein gives MLRINHSRIVQCFLVLLLLFTWTTVEAAKRETKTLTLKNGLDVLLVYDPEVHRSAASLSVGVGSLYDPPEKMGLAHYLEHMLFLGTEKFPEAGSYKKYLGENSGSSNAYTGGDITNYFFEVSHGAFEGALDRFSDFFKAPLFDKKYAEREVNAVNSEHDKNKRSDSWRANYVTTQIAEKGHPIRSFGTGNKDTLAGDNQPALLDFYNKYYSASIMKVAMLSSLPLATQESLVQKYFEGIPSHPVKLPYIDPNFRKPLKDKYRLLKIKMIKDVRSMEIEFPTIHLNDHLDSKPASIVASVIGHEGKGSLLSKLKEEGLVLGLSAGGGSGHPNINSMSINVSLTKKGVEEYERILEMIFSYIQKIKSHGIEEYTFKESQTMAQINFDWKDPDEGMGYVAGQTALMQTYKLEDLETLPFLFKKYDPAVYQEILNTMTPGNALVVLKTNAVETDKTDQFYGAEYSISEIGGEKIEKLRSPMQVAELIYPEVNDFIPYNLKLSEEDPHLVRDDDLAKIWFQFDSKFKQPKVYMSLRIETPRVYDTVAHSQLAGLYSAAVSEGLNEIVYPIQMAGLSYSLGTEKKGVNLTIGGYSERVGELLRLVTRNLKSIKIDQQKFDNIKEAMVRGLQNNQYGQAYSRGGYYHGLMLLDRQYTEEEALAALKPLTLDDVRTYAKTLYEKVYITGMAYGNWTDEKVKESVQVVLDEIQSQPLPKEERFEQVVEVLDPSENIVFSRKVEDNNNSLAYGLQIGEKSLDRSATAQLLASIIESDFYTQMRTQQQLGYIVWSFNQTIENRMFMRFVIQSANHSPFELKRKVDAWLQGTGELLDNLTDEEFERHRASQIVSLEKEGESIGEVMGDLFYLATEEKGDFDYKKKLIHAVKNLKKEDVIAAGKKWLTDQATSRLVILMRSNNNEEPLPEGVLSEVKQFKDRRGIEAQRMVPAKTGS, from the coding sequence GTGTTGAGGATCAACCATTCTAGAATCGTTCAGTGCTTTCTTGTATTATTGTTGCTCTTTACCTGGACCACGGTGGAAGCGGCCAAGCGGGAAACGAAAACCCTGACCTTGAAAAACGGGTTGGACGTTTTGCTGGTGTATGACCCTGAGGTGCATCGAAGTGCGGCTTCTCTTTCTGTAGGCGTGGGTAGTTTATATGATCCACCGGAAAAAATGGGGCTTGCCCACTATCTGGAACACATGCTGTTTCTGGGAACCGAAAAATTTCCCGAAGCAGGAAGTTATAAAAAATATTTAGGCGAGAACTCAGGAAGCAGTAATGCCTATACGGGTGGAGATATCACTAATTACTTTTTTGAGGTGTCGCACGGCGCTTTTGAAGGCGCGCTTGACCGGTTCAGCGATTTTTTTAAAGCCCCCCTTTTCGATAAAAAATATGCCGAGAGAGAAGTCAACGCGGTTAACAGCGAACACGATAAAAATAAACGTAGCGACTCGTGGCGAGCCAACTATGTGACCACCCAGATTGCTGAAAAAGGTCATCCGATCAGATCCTTTGGAACAGGCAACAAGGACACGCTCGCAGGGGACAATCAACCTGCACTCCTGGATTTTTATAATAAGTATTATTCCGCATCCATTATGAAAGTGGCGATGCTTTCCAGCTTGCCTCTGGCAACCCAGGAGTCACTTGTCCAAAAATATTTCGAGGGAATTCCCAGTCATCCGGTGAAACTTCCGTACATCGACCCCAATTTTCGCAAACCTCTCAAAGACAAATACCGGCTGTTAAAAATAAAGATGATCAAGGATGTCCGGTCAATGGAAATTGAATTCCCCACCATTCATCTGAACGATCACCTGGACAGCAAACCGGCTTCGATCGTCGCTTCGGTGATCGGGCATGAGGGTAAGGGATCTTTATTATCTAAATTAAAAGAGGAGGGTCTTGTTTTGGGCTTGAGCGCCGGCGGCGGGTCGGGTCATCCCAACATCAATTCCATGAGCATTAATGTTTCCCTGACTAAAAAAGGGGTGGAGGAATACGAGCGCATTCTGGAAATGATATTTTCCTATATCCAAAAAATTAAGAGCCACGGAATCGAAGAATACACTTTTAAGGAAAGCCAGACCATGGCGCAGATTAATTTTGACTGGAAAGACCCGGATGAAGGCATGGGCTATGTTGCCGGTCAAACTGCCCTGATGCAAACCTATAAACTTGAAGATTTAGAAACCCTGCCTTTCCTGTTCAAGAAATATGACCCTGCTGTTTATCAGGAAATTTTAAATACCATGACCCCTGGGAACGCTTTGGTTGTACTCAAGACCAATGCTGTCGAAACCGACAAGACGGATCAATTTTACGGAGCGGAATATTCCATCAGTGAAATCGGTGGTGAAAAAATTGAAAAATTGCGGTCGCCCATGCAGGTGGCTGAACTGATCTATCCGGAGGTGAATGATTTCATTCCCTACAACTTGAAGCTATCTGAGGAAGACCCTCATTTGGTAAGGGATGATGATCTGGCCAAAATCTGGTTCCAGTTCGATAGCAAATTCAAACAGCCGAAAGTATATATGAGTCTCCGTATCGAAACTCCTCGTGTTTACGACACGGTTGCGCATTCTCAACTTGCCGGATTGTATTCCGCCGCCGTGAGCGAAGGGTTGAACGAAATCGTCTATCCTATCCAAATGGCGGGCTTATCTTATAGCCTTGGAACAGAAAAGAAAGGCGTCAATCTGACCATCGGCGGATATTCTGAAAGGGTGGGAGAACTCCTGCGTCTCGTGACCCGGAACCTGAAAAGCATTAAGATCGATCAACAAAAATTTGATAACATCAAAGAGGCAATGGTTCGGGGACTGCAAAACAACCAATACGGCCAGGCGTATTCCAGGGGAGGCTATTACCATGGGTTGATGTTGCTGGACAGGCAATATACCGAAGAAGAGGCCCTTGCGGCGCTAAAGCCCTTGACGCTGGATGACGTTAGGACTTACGCGAAGACGCTTTATGAAAAAGTTTACATCACCGGCATGGCTTATGGGAATTGGACAGACGAAAAAGTGAAGGAAAGTGTTCAGGTTGTGTTGGATGAAATCCAAAGCCAGCCTTTGCCGAAAGAAGAGAGGTTTGAGCAGGTGGTGGAGGTTCTGGACCCTTCGGAAAATATTGTTTTTTCCCGGAAAGTTGAGGACAACAATAATTCCCTGGCTTATGGACTGCAAATTGGCGAAAAATCACTGGACCGTTCGGCAACCGCCCAACTGCTCGCTTCCATCATTGAAAGCGATTTCTATACGCAGATGCGGACCCAGCAACAGCTCGGCTACATCGTTTGGAGTTTCAATCAAACCATTGAGAACCGCATGTTCATGAGATTCGTCATTCAATCGGCGAATCACAGTCCGTTTGAACTCAAGCGAAAGGTCGATGCCTGGTTGCAGGGCACTGGAGAGCTTCTCGATAATCTGACCGATGAGGAGTTTGAGCGGCACCGCGCCAGCCAGATCGTTTCTCTGGAAAAAGAGGGAGAAAGTATCGGTGAGGTGATGGGTGATCTCTTTTATCTGGCGACAGAAGAAAAAGGTGATTTTGACTACAAAAAGAAACTCATTCACGCGGTTAAAAATCTTAAAAAAGAAGATGTCATCGCTGCCGGCAAAAAATGGCTAACGGATCAGGCCACTTCCCGGTTGGTGATTCTTATGCGGTCCAACAACAATGAAGAACCTTTACCCGAAGGAGTGTTATCCGAAGTGAAACAATTCAAAGACAGAAGAGGGATTGAAGCTCAGCGGATGGTCCCAGCAAAAACCGGTTCATGA
- a CDS encoding CDP-alcohol phosphatidyltransferase family protein, with protein MAPLPLVRHFSYPVTRMLVRTPLTPNQITTISLVFGLAGGIACLPGDYLSILIGSILFLICYVLDNCDGEIARLKDMRSRFGMRFDTFVDWLVHAVFFACLGWGATATTGQEWWLWLGVATSAGGCINYGIELYKNISEPHSTELAPDESAQKDDDTNMDRFVLNARTVRSDFCFIALVLAILGVLPYLLAPAAIGSQVYWGLQFAKAARRWHV; from the coding sequence GTGGCTCCATTGCCTCTGGTACGGCATTTCTCTTACCCGGTCACGCGAATGCTGGTGCGCACGCCGTTGACGCCCAATCAAATCACGACGATTTCTCTGGTGTTCGGGTTGGCGGGGGGGATCGCCTGCCTGCCGGGGGATTACCTTTCTATCCTGATTGGTTCGATCTTGTTTTTAATTTGTTATGTTCTCGATAACTGTGACGGTGAAATCGCCCGTTTGAAAGATATGCGAAGTCGTTTCGGCATGCGCTTCGACACGTTCGTCGATTGGCTGGTGCACGCGGTTTTCTTTGCTTGTCTGGGGTGGGGGGCGACGGCGACCACGGGACAGGAGTGGTGGTTGTGGCTGGGCGTTGCCACCTCGGCGGGAGGTTGTATCAATTACGGCATCGAACTCTACAAGAATATATCCGAACCGCATTCTACGGAGTTGGCTCCAGACGAATCGGCACAGAAAGACGATGACACCAACATGGATCGGTTCGTATTGAACGCGCGCACCGTCCGCAGTGATTTTTGTTTCATTGCTCTGGTGCTGGCTATTTTGGGAGTGTTGCCGTATCTGCTTGCACCTGCCGCCATCGGTTCCCAGGTCTATTGGGGATTGCAGTTTGCCAAAGCCGCCCGGCGCTGGCACGTTTAG
- a CDS encoding VOC family protein, whose translation MINKIAYLWVPTTDMDRAVEFYKNLLGFKLLFTRGDWSEFEIGGQRLALCKVDALHPSITSPGISFMAQPIEQVIESLSGKGVTFIEALKVYPYGKLAHFQDPDGNILGLYEPPPEKQ comes from the coding sequence ATGATCAATAAAATTGCCTACCTCTGGGTTCCAACAACGGATATGGATCGAGCTGTCGAATTTTACAAGAACCTGCTGGGTTTTAAACTACTTTTTACAAGAGGGGACTGGTCGGAATTTGAAATCGGCGGTCAGCGACTGGCTTTATGTAAAGTGGATGCCCTTCACCCGAGCATAACTTCACCCGGTATCTCCTTCATGGCCCAACCCATTGAACAGGTTATCGAGTCTCTTTCCGGCAAAGGGGTGACCTTTATCGAGGCATTGAAGGTTTATCCTTATGGTAAACTAGCCCACTTTCAAGACCCCGACGGCAATATTCTCGGGCTTTACGAGCCACCGCCGGAAAAACAATAA